A genomic segment from bacterium encodes:
- a CDS encoding FeoA domain-containing protein: MHLEGATGQRFSDMGFIPGTKVKVIRNAPLVDPVDLLIRGNHVSIRHSEASGVEVTLL; this comes from the coding sequence GTGCATTTAGAAGGCGCCACAGGACAGCGATTTTCCGATATGGGGTTTATTCCTGGAACAAAGGTGAAGGTTATCCGCAATGCACCTTTAGTGGACCCAGTCGACCTTTTGATAAGAGGGAATCATGTAAGTATACGCCATTCTGAGGCAAGTGGTGTGGAGGTAACTCTGTTATGA